One genomic region from Drosophila gunungcola strain Sukarami chromosome 2L unlocalized genomic scaffold, Dgunungcola_SK_2 000052F, whole genome shotgun sequence encodes:
- the LOC128253544 gene encoding DNA-binding protein D-ETS-6 isoform X1 — protein MAILQSSRQSHNQIPLHIQTIHSVWCQQRSIDAMHQDVRPKSIGTGNEAQLEAKEKKMGADPGAEKESSPSRRRRRRRCSSTSTSDSSGSSDSSTGSDTDSSSSSSSSSSSRSKTNLPPALNLQVPLPLATPTGHSPNPSPPCRKDSVDSNRSISPVEVPVDPHAWSSEDIASWVKWTTRKFKLDPEPFIDRFPKDAQELCELTRADFWVCAGSRRGGMLLSKHFALSLYHATGRETSPMLNDDDPDPYQLLNAASHRLVAQGSGGQIQLWQFLLELLADSSNAAAISWEGQSGEFRLIDPDEVARRWGERKAKPNMNYDKLSRALRYYYDKNIMTKVHGKRYAYKFDFHGLMAACQAQAQGGDPASGMLGSYNHHGGGAMQLARHPPPPPPLHHHHQHHQHSHSHPHQHHFLHPHHTSPASTSSSLGFPSPSPASSQPSPGQAPAASSSSASASTSNFTAPFQGGTAAGDPTRTSSSSTGNYDQGTPTTNAFN, from the exons ATGGCCATTCTGCAGAGTAGCCGACAAAGCCACAACCAAATCCCACTCCACATCCAGACGATTCATAGTGTTTGGTGCCAACAGAGGTCCATTGATGCCATGCACCAGGATGTCCGGCCAAAAAGCATCGGAACCGGAAACGAGGCCCAACTGGAAGCGAAGGAGAAGAAAATGGGGGCAGATCCTGGAGCTGAAAAGGAGAGCTCTCCCAGCAGGAGAAGAAGGAGAAGGCGCTGCAGCAGCACTTCCACCAGTGACTCCAGTGGTTCCTCCGATTCCTCAACAGGCTCCGATACGGATTCCTCCtccagcagtagcagtagtagtagtagtagaagCAAAACCAACTTACCACCCGCCCTCAACTTGCAAGTGCCACTCCCACTGGCCACACCCACTGGTCACTCGCCCAACCCATCTCCACCATGTAGAAAGGACTCCGTCGATTCCAATCGCAGCATCTCGCCGGTGGAAGTGCCTGTGGATCCACACGCCTGGTCCTCCGAGGACATTGCCAGCTGGGTGAAGTGGACAACGCGTAAATTCAAACTGGATCCAGAGCCGTTTATCGACAGGTTCCCCAAGGACGCCCAGGAGCTGTGCGAGCTGACCCGCGCCGACTTCTGGGTCTGTGCAGGATCGAGGCGTGGCGGCATGCTCCTCTCCAAGCACTTTGCGCTAAGCCTATACCACGCCACCGGACGGGAGACTAGTCCCATGCTCAACGACGACGATCCTG ATCCGTATCAGCTGCTGAACGCTGCCTCGCACCGATTGGTCGCCCAGGGCTCCGGGGGCCAAATTCAGTTGTGGCAGTTTCTGCTGGAGCTGCTCGCCGATTCGTCCAACGCCGCCGCCATCAGCTGGGAGGGCCAATCGGGCGAGTTCCGGCTCATCGACCCGGACGAGGTGGCTCGCAGGTGGGGCGAGCGCAAGGCCAAGCCCAACATGAACTACGACAAGCTGAGCAGGGCTCTCAG ATACTACTACGACAAGAATATAATGACCAAGGTGCATGGAAAGCGGTATGCCTACAAGTTCGACTTCCACGGCCTGATGGCCGCTTGCCAGGCTCAGGCGCAGGGAGGAGATCCGGCCTCCGGTATGCTGGGCTCCTACAACCACCACGGAGGTGGGGCGATGCAGCTGGCCCGCcacccgccgccgccgccgccactgcaccaccatcatcagcaccaccagcactcgcactcgcatcCGCACCAGCACCACTTCCTGCATCCGCACCACACGTCGCCCGCATCCACTAGCTCCAGTCTGGGATTCCCCTCGCCGTCGCCGGCCTCGTCGCAGCCATCGCCTGGCCAGGCAcccgccgcctcctcctcatccgcatccgcatccacGTCGAATTTTACTGCTCCATTCCAAGGTGGGACTGCGGCCGGAGACCCAACCAGGACATCCTCATCGTCGACGGGGAACTACGACCAGGGCACTCCCACCACAAACGCATTTAATTGA
- the LOC128253544 gene encoding DNA-binding protein D-ETS-6 isoform X2, with product MHQDVRPKSIGTGNEAQLEAKEKKMGADPGAEKESSPSRRRRRRRCSSTSTSDSSGSSDSSTGSDTDSSSSSSSSSSSRSKTNLPPALNLQVPLPLATPTGHSPNPSPPCRKDSVDSNRSISPVEVPVDPHAWSSEDIASWVKWTTRKFKLDPEPFIDRFPKDAQELCELTRADFWVCAGSRRGGMLLSKHFALSLYHATGRETSPMLNDDDPDPYQLLNAASHRLVAQGSGGQIQLWQFLLELLADSSNAAAISWEGQSGEFRLIDPDEVARRWGERKAKPNMNYDKLSRALRYYYDKNIMTKVHGKRYAYKFDFHGLMAACQAQAQGGDPASGMLGSYNHHGGGAMQLARHPPPPPPLHHHHQHHQHSHSHPHQHHFLHPHHTSPASTSSSLGFPSPSPASSQPSPGQAPAASSSSASASTSNFTAPFQGGTAAGDPTRTSSSSTGNYDQGTPTTNAFN from the exons ATGCACCAGGATGTCCGGCCAAAAAGCATCGGAACCGGAAACGAGGCCCAACTGGAAGCGAAGGAGAAGAAAATGGGGGCAGATCCTGGAGCTGAAAAGGAGAGCTCTCCCAGCAGGAGAAGAAGGAGAAGGCGCTGCAGCAGCACTTCCACCAGTGACTCCAGTGGTTCCTCCGATTCCTCAACAGGCTCCGATACGGATTCCTCCtccagcagtagcagtagtagtagtagtagaagCAAAACCAACTTACCACCCGCCCTCAACTTGCAAGTGCCACTCCCACTGGCCACACCCACTGGTCACTCGCCCAACCCATCTCCACCATGTAGAAAGGACTCCGTCGATTCCAATCGCAGCATCTCGCCGGTGGAAGTGCCTGTGGATCCACACGCCTGGTCCTCCGAGGACATTGCCAGCTGGGTGAAGTGGACAACGCGTAAATTCAAACTGGATCCAGAGCCGTTTATCGACAGGTTCCCCAAGGACGCCCAGGAGCTGTGCGAGCTGACCCGCGCCGACTTCTGGGTCTGTGCAGGATCGAGGCGTGGCGGCATGCTCCTCTCCAAGCACTTTGCGCTAAGCCTATACCACGCCACCGGACGGGAGACTAGTCCCATGCTCAACGACGACGATCCTG ATCCGTATCAGCTGCTGAACGCTGCCTCGCACCGATTGGTCGCCCAGGGCTCCGGGGGCCAAATTCAGTTGTGGCAGTTTCTGCTGGAGCTGCTCGCCGATTCGTCCAACGCCGCCGCCATCAGCTGGGAGGGCCAATCGGGCGAGTTCCGGCTCATCGACCCGGACGAGGTGGCTCGCAGGTGGGGCGAGCGCAAGGCCAAGCCCAACATGAACTACGACAAGCTGAGCAGGGCTCTCAG ATACTACTACGACAAGAATATAATGACCAAGGTGCATGGAAAGCGGTATGCCTACAAGTTCGACTTCCACGGCCTGATGGCCGCTTGCCAGGCTCAGGCGCAGGGAGGAGATCCGGCCTCCGGTATGCTGGGCTCCTACAACCACCACGGAGGTGGGGCGATGCAGCTGGCCCGCcacccgccgccgccgccgccactgcaccaccatcatcagcaccaccagcactcgcactcgcatcCGCACCAGCACCACTTCCTGCATCCGCACCACACGTCGCCCGCATCCACTAGCTCCAGTCTGGGATTCCCCTCGCCGTCGCCGGCCTCGTCGCAGCCATCGCCTGGCCAGGCAcccgccgcctcctcctcatccgcatccgcatccacGTCGAATTTTACTGCTCCATTCCAAGGTGGGACTGCGGCCGGAGACCCAACCAGGACATCCTCATCGTCGACGGGGAACTACGACCAGGGCACTCCCACCACAAACGCATTTAATTGA
- the LOC128253544 gene encoding DNA-binding protein D-ETS-6 isoform X3 encodes MSVSVDVGVMWRLSEDFNRRFGLRMQTAPPVGQHPHPHHPAVHHHYHHHHQHHQHPHTSMIFNDPYQLLNAASHRLVAQGSGGQIQLWQFLLELLADSSNAAAISWEGQSGEFRLIDPDEVARRWGERKAKPNMNYDKLSRALRYYYDKNIMTKVHGKRYAYKFDFHGLMAACQAQAQGGDPASGMLGSYNHHGGGAMQLARHPPPPPPLHHHHQHHQHSHSHPHQHHFLHPHHTSPASTSSSLGFPSPSPASSQPSPGQAPAASSSSASASTSNFTAPFQGGTAAGDPTRTSSSSTGNYDQGTPTTNAFN; translated from the exons ATGAGTGTCAGCGTAGACGTGGGCGTCATGTGGCGCCTGTCTGAGGATTTCAACCGGCGGTTCGGCCTCCGGATGCAGACGGCACCGCCGGTCGGCCAGCATCCCCATCCGCACCACCCGGCCGTgcaccaccactaccaccaccaccaccagcatcACCAGCATCCGCACACCTCGATGATCTTCAATG ATCCGTATCAGCTGCTGAACGCTGCCTCGCACCGATTGGTCGCCCAGGGCTCCGGGGGCCAAATTCAGTTGTGGCAGTTTCTGCTGGAGCTGCTCGCCGATTCGTCCAACGCCGCCGCCATCAGCTGGGAGGGCCAATCGGGCGAGTTCCGGCTCATCGACCCGGACGAGGTGGCTCGCAGGTGGGGCGAGCGCAAGGCCAAGCCCAACATGAACTACGACAAGCTGAGCAGGGCTCTCAG ATACTACTACGACAAGAATATAATGACCAAGGTGCATGGAAAGCGGTATGCCTACAAGTTCGACTTCCACGGCCTGATGGCCGCTTGCCAGGCTCAGGCGCAGGGAGGAGATCCGGCCTCCGGTATGCTGGGCTCCTACAACCACCACGGAGGTGGGGCGATGCAGCTGGCCCGCcacccgccgccgccgccgccactgcaccaccatcatcagcaccaccagcactcgcactcgcatcCGCACCAGCACCACTTCCTGCATCCGCACCACACGTCGCCCGCATCCACTAGCTCCAGTCTGGGATTCCCCTCGCCGTCGCCGGCCTCGTCGCAGCCATCGCCTGGCCAGGCAcccgccgcctcctcctcatccgcatccgcatccacGTCGAATTTTACTGCTCCATTCCAAGGTGGGACTGCGGCCGGAGACCCAACCAGGACATCCTCATCGTCGACGGGGAACTACGACCAGGGCACTCCCACCACAAACGCATTTAATTGA
- the LOC128253543 gene encoding neuronal acetylcholine receptor subunit alpha-5: MWAFISNAGRESTEISRPRPCAKPRAELSSLSDSARQALDIGYCRHLYTYIVIFSTMPSSTKIKSLISGLGLLQMLVGILFLFSASVPGATSDPDPRNDNVKAPDRLHAGLFLNYDSDVQPQFQGAPTNVSLGMVINYIDIDEMNGKLTTHCWLNIRWRDEQRVWQPSEYDNIKEITLKASEVWTPQITLFNGDEGGLLADTQVILSHDGQFRRMPPALYTAYCNLNMLNWPHDRQTCNLKIGSWGLKNIMPDNTTTKGKSLDYDDQVQSPEWQIVDSRAKFVSQDYYGYMEYTLTAERRSSMYTAVIYTPASCIVILALSAFWLPPHMGGEKIMINGLLIIVIAAFLMYFAQLLPVLSNKTPLVVIFYSTTLLFLSFSTIIEVMVLYLATAKHKRSVPEVLKKLLHGKLGTWLLLSQFSTTGEPQEEQTKEMGEHLYENPDEDDAANPLGINPSGMPSYKAIQFDWALLATAVDRIFFVAFSLAFFILAIICAV; this comes from the exons ATGTGGGCTTTTATCTCCAACGCCGGCAGAGAATCCACAGAGATATCCAGGCCTCGGCCATGTGCCAAGCCGCGAGCTGAGCTCAGTTCCCTTTCAGATTCCGCGAGGCAAGCATTGGACATTGGATACTGCAGACacttatatacatacatagttATTTTCTCAACAATGCCGTCGTCTACCAAGATAAAGTCGCTGATTTCCGGTCTTGGACTACTCCAAATGCTAGTCGggatattgtttttgttttcggctTCCGTACCAGGCGCCACTT CCGATCCGGACCCAAGGAACGACAATGTCAAGGCCCCGGATCGCCTCCACGCAGGATTGTTCCTCAACTACGACAGCGATGTGCAGCCCCAGTTCCAAGGTGCTCCCACAAATGTCTCCTTGGGCATGGTGATCAACTACATCGACATCGATGAGATGAACGGCAAGCTGACCACCCACTGCTGGTTGAATATC CGTTGGAGAGATGAGCAGCGCGTGTGGCAACCATCGGAATATGACAACATCAAGGAGATAACTTTGAAGGCCAGCGAGGTGTGGACGCCACAAATCACGCTTTTCAACGGCGACGAGGGTGGCCTACTGGCGGACACCCAGGTGATTCTCAGTCACGATGGCCAGTTCCGGCGGATGCCTCCGGCCCTGTACACGGCTTACTGCAACCTGAATATGCTGAATTGGCCACACGACCGACAGACGTGCAATTTGAAGATAGGCTCCTGGGGCCTGAAGAACATCATGCCGGATAACACGACGACAAAGGGTAAATCGCTGGACTACGACGACCAGGTGCAGTCTCCGGAGTGGCAGATTGTGGACTCCAGGGCGAAGTTTGTCAGCCAGGACTATTACGGATACATGGAGTACACTTTGACGGCCGAGCGTCGATCCTCGATGTATACTGCCGTCATCTACACGCCGGCCTCCTGCATCGTCATCCTGGCACTGTCCGCCTTCTGGCTTCCACCACACATGGGTGGCGAGAAGATCATGATCAACGGGCTGCTCATCATCGTGATCGCCGCCTTCCTGATGTACTTCGCCCAACTGCTGCCCGTGCTGTCCAACAAAACGCCGCTTGTGG TGATTTTCTACAGCACCACCCTGCTCTTTCTAAGCTTCTCTACGATCATTGAGGTGATGGTCCTGTACCTGGCCACTGCCAAGCACAAGAGGAGCGTGCCGGAGGTGCTGAAGAAGCTGCTCCACGGGAAGCTGGGCACCTGGCTGCTCCTCTCGCAGTTCAGCACGACCGGTGAGCCCCAGGAGGAGCAGACCAAGGAGATGGGCGAGCACCTGTACGAAAACCCAGACGAGGACGACGCCGCCAATCCGCTGGGCATCAATCCCTCGGGCATGCCGAGCTACAAGGCCATCCAGTTTGACTGGGCGTTGCTGGCCACCGCCGTGGATCGCATTTTCTTCGTGGCCTTTAGTCTGGCCTTCTTCATCCTGGCCATAATCTGTGCTGTATAG
- the LOC128253550 gene encoding minor histocompatibility antigen H13: protein MAEEVLGTVKEVLKGIIENVSAPKNESAPAEKKPSTPEGMAVAYSSLVVMAMLPIIFGSIRSVKLHKLKKSTGEKADTMTKKDAMYFPLIASCALFGLYLFFKIFQKVHINYLLTGYFFVLGVIALAHLLSPVINSLMPAAVPKVPFHILFTKGEGKHKEDIVNYKFSTHDIVCLVISSVIGVWYLLKKHWIANNLFGLAFAINGVEMLHLNNFVTGVILLSGLFFYDIFWVFGTNVMVTVAKSFEAPIKLVFPQDLIENGLNASNFAMLGLGDIVIPGIFIALLLRFDDSKKRKTRIYFYSTLIAYFLGLLATIFVMHVFKHAQPALLYLVPACMGTPLLVALIRGELKVLFAYEDHPEEKPEKKEKKEKDEGTSSSSSKKKESKKGK from the exons ATGGCGGAGGAAGTGCTCGGAACCGTGAAGGAGGTGCTCAAGGGCATCATCGAGAATGTGAGCGCGCCGAAGAACGAGTCGGCGCCCGCGGAGAAGAAGCCCTCGACGCCGGAGGGCATGGCTGTGGCCTACAGTAGCCTGGTGGTGATGGCCATGCTGCCCATCATCTTCGGCTCCATTCGGTCGGTGAAGCTGCACAAGCTGAAGAAG TCCACGGGCGAGAAGGCCGACACGATGACCAAAAAGGACGCAATGTACTTCCCGCTGATCGCCTCGTGCGCCCTCTTCGGGCTCTACCTGTTCTTCAAGATCTTCCAGAAGGTGCACATCAACTACCTGCTCACCGGCTACTTCTTTGTGCTGGGCGTGATTGCGCTGGCGCACCTGCTCAGCCCGGTGATCAACTCGCTGATGCCGGCCGCCGTGCCCAAGGTGCCCTTCCACATCCTGTTCACCAAGGGCGAGGGCAagcacaaggaggacatcgtGAACTACAAGTTCTCCACGCACGACATCGTCTGTTTGGTGATCTCCTCGGTGATCGGTGTGTGGTACCTGCTGAAGAAGCACTGGATTGCCAACAACCTGTTCGGCCTGGCATTCGCCATCAACGGCGTGGAGATGCTGCACCTGAACAACTTTGTGACGGGCGTGATCCTGCTGAGCGGGCTGTTCTTCTACGACATCTTTTGGGTGTTCGGCACCAACGTGATGGTCACCGTGGCCAAGAGCTTCGAGGCGCCCATCAAGCTAGTGTTCCCCCAGGACCTGATCGAGAATGGCCTGAATGCCTCCAACTTCGCCATGCTGGGACTGGGCGACATCGTCATTCCGGGCATCTTCATTGCCCTGCTGCTGCGCTTCGACGACAGCAAGAAGCGCAAGACGCGCATCTACTTCTACTCCACGCTGATCGCCTACTTCCTGGGCCTGCTGGCCACCATCTTCGTGATGCACGTGTTCAAGCACGCGCAGCCGGCGCTGCTCTATCTGGTGCCAGCCTGCATGGGCACCCCGCTCCTGGTGGCTCTCATCCGCGGCGAGCTGAAGGTGCTCTTTGC ATACGAAGACCATCCCGAGGAGAAACCGGAAAAGAAGGAGAAGAAGGAAAAGGATGAGGGCACCAGCTCGTCCAGCAGCAAAAAGAAGGAGTCAAAGAAGGGCAAGTAA
- the LOC128253552 gene encoding SUMO-conjugating enzyme UBC9-B, protein MSGIAITRLGEERKAWRKDHPFGFVARPAKNPDGTLNLMIWECAIPGKKSTPWEGGLYKLRMIFKDDYPTSPPKCKFEPPLFHPNVYPSGTVCLSLLDEEKDWRPAITIKQILLGIQDLLNEPNIKDPAQAEAYTIYCQNRLEYEKRVRAQARAMAATE, encoded by the coding sequence ATGTCCGGCATTGCAATCACGCGATTGGGCGAGGAGCGGAAGGCGTGGCGCAAGGATCACCCCTTCGGATTCGTGGCCCGTCCCGCCAAGAATCCCGACGGCACCCTCAACCTGATGATCTGGGAGTGCGCCATTCCCGGCAAGAAGTCCACGCCCTGGGAGGGCGGCCTCTACAAGCTGCGCATGATCTTCAAGGACGACTACCCCACCTCGCCGCCCAAGTGCAAGTTCGAGCCGCCGCTCTTCCACCCCAACGTCTATCCCTCGGGCACCGTCTGCCTGTCGCTGCTCGACGAGGAGAAGGACTGGCGCCCGGCCATCACCATCAAGCAGATCCTGCTGGGCATCCAGGACCTGCTCAACGAGCCCAACATCAAGGACCCGGCCCAGGCGGAGGCCTACACCATCTACTGCCAGAACCGCCTGGAGTACGAGAAGCGAGTCCGCGCCCAGGCCCGCGCCATGGCGGCCACCGAGTAG